In Zhaonella formicivorans, one DNA window encodes the following:
- a CDS encoding HesA/MoeB/ThiF family protein — MGGGSHPEEVAAVTLTADQVERYSRHIILEQVGLKGQQKLLAGSVLIVGAGGLGSPAAYYLAAAGVGRIGIVDFDRVDLSNLQRQIVHTTADVGRLKAESAAEKLRAINPDVKVEVYTEPLSSNNAVGIIAQYDFVIDGTDNFPAKFLVNDACYFARKPFSHAGILRFAGQTITVLPGETTCYRCIFPSPPPPNAVPSCAQAGVLGVLGGVMGTIQATEALKYLLGTGDLLTNRLLTYDALIMRTREIKVKRSADCPLCGDRPTITELQDEQPVFCTLKGTTGNANA; from the coding sequence ATGGGTGGAGGCAGCCACCCTGAGGAGGTGGCTGCAGTGACATTGACAGCGGATCAAGTGGAGCGCTACAGCCGACATATTATCTTGGAACAGGTAGGGCTAAAAGGCCAGCAGAAGCTGTTGGCCGGTAGCGTGCTTATTGTAGGAGCCGGAGGACTGGGTTCTCCCGCCGCCTATTATCTTGCTGCTGCCGGAGTGGGAAGGATCGGAATTGTGGATTTTGACCGGGTGGATTTAAGCAACCTGCAAAGACAAATTGTCCATACCACTGCAGATGTTGGTCGGCTAAAGGCCGAATCCGCCGCCGAAAAACTGCGTGCTATCAACCCGGACGTGAAAGTGGAAGTTTATACTGAGCCTCTTTCCTCCAATAATGCAGTAGGAATCATCGCTCAGTACGATTTTGTCATTGACGGAACTGACAACTTCCCTGCCAAATTTCTGGTCAACGATGCTTGCTACTTTGCCCGTAAACCCTTTTCCCATGCCGGGATCTTACGTTTTGCAGGGCAAACCATCACTGTCCTGCCGGGAGAAACTACTTGCTACCGGTGTATCTTCCCTTCACCTCCGCCGCCCAATGCAGTTCCTTCCTGCGCTCAAGCCGGAGTACTTGGAGTTTTGGGCGGGGTTATGGGCACAATCCAGGCTACTGAAGCGCTGAAATATTTGCTGGGTACAGGGGACCTGCTGACCAACAGGCTGTTAACTTACGATGCACTGATTATGAGAACGAGGGAAATCAAAGTAAAACGCAGCGCGGACTGTCCCCTTTGCGGTGACCGTCCCACCATTACGGAGCTGCAGGATGAACAGCCAGTCTTTTGTACACTGAAAGGAACAACAGGTAATGCCAATGCTTAA
- a CDS encoding Mov34/MPN/PAD-1 family protein — protein sequence MLKIPEDIYQRLFREAVKHAPLEACGLLAGKNNVVTEFYPLTNVDKSSEHFSMDPVEQFAAVREMRRHGWEIVAIWHSHPATPPRMSEEDKKLAYMPNVSYAILSLAEEHRGKLRAFRRENGDFSEQQIEIIKRGRELNA from the coding sequence ATGCTTAAAATTCCTGAGGATATCTACCAGAGGCTCTTTAGAGAAGCCGTAAAGCATGCTCCCCTTGAAGCATGCGGTTTACTGGCTGGCAAAAACAATGTAGTTACTGAATTTTATCCCCTGACCAACGTGGACAAAAGTTCCGAACATTTTTCCATGGATCCGGTCGAGCAGTTTGCAGCTGTCAGAGAAATGCGCCGGCACGGGTGGGAAATCGTGGCCATCTGGCACAGCCATCCCGCAACTCCGCCACGGATGTCCGAAGAAGACAAGAAACTGGCGTATATGCCCAATGTAAGCTATGCCATTCTTTCCCTGGCAGAAGAACATCGGGGTAAGCTGAGGGCCTTCAGGCGGGAAAACGGGGACTTTAGCGAACAACAAATAGAAATTATCAAACGGGGGAGGGAATTAAATGCATAA
- a CDS encoding sulfurtransferase TusA family protein — translation MHKTYAIPQYVLDEIEQHAKDVERYLSGQLSSDLFKARRVPRGIYEQRQHGLYMVRVRVAGGFLWSSQAKKLAELSRRYANGRVHVTTRQDIQLHEVKIEDTYPIMKGLLEVGLTPLGGGGNTVRNITACSHGGLLPGEVFDPQPYAVALTNYLLPFQSSYNLPRKFKIAFSGCATDCSLAQVNDLGFLAKIRNGQKGFAVYVGGGMGTRSRVAELFKDFIPVEDLLRVAEAVKRVFLRYGDRRNPHRARLRFVVERLGVDNFLHELEQELLKVTAEGIPNAVPVELAAEPLPPAAPPADVHIDGDAFEKWRKIAVRPQRQEGFFLATVLIQRGDLAADDLQRLAEAAERHAGSQLRTDRLQNLLIPYIPAAHLASLYHELQNLSQNVTVPHHGESLLVSCKGAATCRLGICRSQDLNAAISQEALKAGLDRSVFSEIEIHTSGCPNNCGQHAIAPLGFFGAARRKNGRSYPCYTIVAGGQAGKDGATLSQNLAELPAKHIPAFTVELLKDYANSQLRPQGFLAYWEQRGRALALELTGKYSVIPAPEEAPDFYRDFGTEEDFSLAGRGPGECGAGIFELIAQELKKAEAEFLDAKQLVKETSERAQKLLHAVVLAAGALLVTRGIEPGNPDVALKEFERHFIDQGLADKKHLELLLLARSALRGKAQLLLDEEARIRALLDEVQALYDSMDAALNFPVKLKDQAEQKTCTFNKPPELNLRGVKCPMNFVRAKIALEQLEEGQVLEVILDEGEPINNVPASFRSQGQEVISITPEDADSYRVKIRRVK, via the coding sequence ATGCATAAAACATATGCAATTCCACAATATGTTCTTGATGAAATAGAACAGCATGCCAAAGACGTAGAGCGCTATCTTTCCGGCCAACTGTCCAGTGACCTGTTTAAAGCCAGGCGGGTACCGCGGGGTATCTATGAACAGCGGCAACATGGGCTGTACATGGTGAGGGTTAGGGTAGCGGGAGGATTTTTATGGTCGTCCCAGGCTAAAAAACTGGCGGAACTCAGCCGACGCTATGCCAACGGCAGGGTCCATGTTACCACCAGGCAGGATATTCAGCTCCACGAAGTAAAAATCGAAGACACTTACCCCATTATGAAGGGCCTATTGGAAGTCGGACTGACTCCATTGGGTGGCGGCGGAAACACAGTACGCAACATCACCGCTTGCTCTCATGGGGGCCTGCTGCCGGGCGAAGTGTTTGACCCACAGCCATATGCCGTGGCATTGACAAATTACTTATTGCCGTTCCAAAGTTCCTATAATCTGCCGAGAAAATTCAAGATTGCTTTTTCGGGCTGCGCCACTGATTGCTCGCTGGCCCAGGTAAACGATCTGGGCTTTTTAGCAAAAATCAGGAACGGACAAAAGGGTTTTGCCGTTTATGTGGGAGGCGGTATGGGCACGCGCTCCCGTGTGGCTGAACTATTCAAGGATTTTATCCCCGTTGAAGATCTCCTGCGGGTTGCGGAAGCTGTAAAAAGGGTCTTTCTTAGATACGGCGACCGCCGCAATCCCCACCGGGCCAGGCTGCGTTTTGTGGTTGAACGTTTGGGCGTTGACAATTTTTTACATGAACTGGAACAGGAATTGCTTAAGGTAACCGCGGAGGGCATACCCAACGCAGTCCCGGTGGAGCTGGCTGCAGAGCCGCTTCCGCCAGCAGCCCCGCCGGCTGATGTCCACATTGACGGGGATGCCTTTGAAAAGTGGCGGAAAATCGCTGTTAGGCCCCAGCGGCAGGAAGGTTTTTTCCTGGCTACGGTCCTTATCCAGCGCGGTGATTTAGCTGCTGACGACCTGCAACGGTTGGCAGAAGCTGCAGAACGCCATGCAGGTTCGCAACTCCGGACAGACCGCTTGCAAAACCTGCTTATACCTTATATTCCGGCAGCCCATTTAGCATCTCTTTACCATGAGCTACAAAACCTTTCTCAGAACGTGACCGTCCCTCATCACGGCGAATCCCTGCTGGTGTCCTGCAAAGGGGCAGCCACTTGCCGTCTCGGCATCTGCCGCTCCCAGGACTTGAATGCGGCCATCAGCCAGGAAGCTTTGAAGGCGGGGCTTGACCGTTCAGTTTTCTCGGAAATCGAAATTCATACCAGCGGATGTCCCAACAACTGCGGGCAACATGCTATCGCCCCGCTGGGATTCTTCGGTGCAGCAAGGCGAAAAAATGGCCGCAGCTACCCGTGTTATACCATAGTGGCAGGAGGCCAGGCAGGAAAGGACGGTGCCACTCTCTCCCAAAATTTGGCTGAACTTCCTGCAAAACATATTCCGGCATTTACCGTGGAACTGCTCAAGGATTACGCCAATAGCCAGCTGCGCCCGCAGGGCTTTCTCGCTTACTGGGAACAACGAGGCAGAGCTCTGGCCTTAGAGCTCACCGGGAAATACTCGGTAATCCCTGCTCCAGAGGAGGCACCTGACTTTTACAGAGATTTTGGGACAGAGGAAGATTTTTCTTTGGCCGGCAGGGGACCGGGCGAGTGCGGAGCCGGTATTTTTGAATTAATAGCTCAGGAACTGAAAAAAGCAGAAGCAGAGTTCTTGGACGCAAAGCAGCTTGTAAAAGAGACCTCGGAGCGTGCCCAAAAACTCCTCCATGCTGTTGTCCTGGCCGCCGGAGCCCTGCTGGTAACCAGAGGAATCGAACCGGGCAACCCGGATGTGGCCCTGAAAGAATTTGAGAGACATTTTATCGACCAGGGGTTAGCAGATAAAAAACATCTGGAGCTGTTGCTTTTAGCCCGTTCTGCGCTGCGTGGAAAAGCACAGCTGCTGCTGGATGAGGAAGCAAGGATCAGGGCTTTGTTAGATGAGGTGCAAGCTTTGTATGATTCCATGGACGCAGCTTTGAATTTCCCTGTCAAGTTGAAAGACCAAGCTGAGCAAAAAACATGTACTTTCAACAAACCGCCGGAGTTAAATTTGCGCGGCGTTAAGTGTCCTATGAACTTTGTCCGTGCCAAGATAGCTTTGGAGCAGCTGGAAGAAGGTCAGGTGCTGGAAGTGATACTGGATGAGGGCGAACCGATAAATAATGTGCCTGCCAGCTTCCGGTCCCAAGGTCAGGAAGTGATTTCCATTACACCAGAGGACGCTGACTCCTACAGGGTGAAAATTAGGCGCGTCAAATAG
- a CDS encoding YeiH family protein: protein MAVREQDLRVGNPTGENFGRWLQYIPGLLALLTVGYAGKIAAKYVPHMEYVLFAIAFGMIISNTVGVPKLLEPGIATYEFWLKAGIVLMGARLALQDVFAIGLSGVGLVIVEIVISIAAARFFGRLFGLSEKLRDLIGIGVGICGVSAIMGAMGAIDSNEEESTYAIATILIFGAAMVFIYPLLANFLGLSDQFFGYWAGLSIDNTAEAVATGFAFSEAAGNYATTVKMIRNALMGVVILLFALSYARKGLTAEVENKGRFLWVRFPKFLIGFLLFSVLATLGFFSKENITAIKNLSSWAFLMAFAGVGFRARFAEMRAGIKPFLVGLGVETAVSMATFLMLLLAGPYIF from the coding sequence ATGGCTGTCAGAGAACAAGATTTACGGGTTGGAAACCCTACCGGAGAAAATTTTGGGCGCTGGCTGCAGTATATCCCGGGGCTGCTGGCATTGCTGACGGTCGGATATGCAGGTAAAATTGCCGCCAAATATGTGCCCCACATGGAATACGTGCTGTTTGCAATTGCCTTCGGCATGATTATCAGCAATACTGTCGGCGTACCTAAACTTTTGGAGCCTGGCATTGCTACTTACGAATTTTGGTTGAAAGCCGGCATCGTCTTAATGGGGGCCAGGCTGGCGCTGCAAGATGTTTTTGCCATTGGGCTCAGCGGTGTTGGTTTGGTAATTGTGGAGATAGTGATTTCAATTGCAGCGGCCCGTTTCTTCGGCAGGTTGTTCGGGCTTTCGGAAAAGCTTAGAGACCTCATAGGAATCGGTGTCGGGATCTGCGGTGTCTCGGCTATCATGGGTGCCATGGGAGCTATTGATTCCAACGAAGAAGAATCAACTTATGCTATAGCTACCATCCTGATTTTCGGCGCGGCAATGGTATTTATTTACCCACTGCTCGCTAATTTCCTTGGGCTTTCTGATCAGTTTTTCGGCTATTGGGCCGGCTTGTCAATTGACAATACAGCAGAAGCTGTAGCTACAGGATTTGCTTTTTCGGAAGCAGCAGGTAACTATGCCACTACCGTCAAGATGATCCGGAATGCCCTGATGGGTGTCGTAATTCTGCTTTTTGCCTTGTCCTACGCACGCAAAGGGCTGACCGCAGAAGTGGAAAATAAAGGCCGTTTTCTTTGGGTGCGTTTTCCAAAGTTTCTAATCGGCTTCTTACTCTTTTCTGTCCTGGCCACCCTGGGCTTTTTTAGCAAAGAAAATATAACTGCCATTAAAAACCTGAGCAGCTGGGCCTTTTTGATGGCATTTGCCGGAGTAGGTTTTAGAGCCCGTTTTGCGGAAATGAGGGCGGGTATTAAACCATTCCTGGTCGGCCTTGGCGTCGAAACTGCCGTTTCCATGGCCACCTTTTTAATGCTGCTGCTTGCCGGACCATATATTTTCTGA
- the dnaB gene encoding replicative DNA helicase encodes MIDRVPPQNIEAEQAVLGSMLLDKEAIFNVIEILKSSDFYLEAHRVIYEAIVELNEQGQAVDLVTLTEELRRKSLLDKVGGVSSLAFLSSVVPTAANAEHYARIVEEKATLRSLITAATKIAQKAYEGEEDLSQLLDDAERMIMDISQRRRKEGFTPIKELLINTIEHLEYLVKHKGEATGVPTFRDLDKLLSGLHKSDLIICAARPGMGKTSFCLNIAQKVAIKEKLPVAIFSLEMSKEQLVQRMLSSEAMVDQHKLRSGFLQEEDWKRLASAAGRLAEAPIFIDDTPAISVLEIRGKTRKLKAETGLGLVIIDYLQLMQSSKRTENRQQEISDISRSLKALARELDIPVLALSQLSRAVEQTHDKRPALSHLRESGSLEQDSDCVLFIHRPEYYDPETDKKGIAEIIVAKHRHGPTGSVEVGFLAEFTKFVDLAQQVG; translated from the coding sequence CTGATAGACAGGGTACCACCTCAGAATATTGAAGCGGAGCAGGCTGTCCTGGGCTCCATGCTGCTTGACAAGGAAGCCATTTTTAATGTTATCGAGATTTTGAAAAGCTCCGATTTTTATCTGGAAGCCCACCGGGTGATTTACGAAGCTATTGTAGAACTGAATGAACAAGGTCAAGCGGTGGACCTGGTCACACTTACAGAAGAACTGCGGCGGAAAAGTTTACTGGACAAGGTAGGCGGGGTATCCAGCCTGGCTTTTCTCTCCAGCGTTGTGCCCACTGCCGCCAATGCAGAGCACTATGCCAGGATTGTAGAGGAGAAAGCAACCCTCCGTTCCTTAATAACTGCAGCTACTAAGATCGCCCAAAAGGCTTACGAAGGCGAAGAGGATCTGTCCCAGCTCCTGGATGATGCGGAACGAATGATCATGGATATTTCCCAACGCCGCCGTAAAGAGGGCTTTACGCCAATAAAAGAGCTCTTAATTAACACTATAGAACACCTGGAATATCTGGTAAAACATAAGGGAGAAGCGACGGGTGTGCCTACCTTCCGTGATTTGGACAAGCTGCTCTCGGGCCTGCATAAAAGCGATTTGATTATTTGCGCTGCCCGTCCGGGTATGGGCAAGACATCTTTTTGTTTAAACATTGCGCAGAAGGTAGCAATTAAGGAGAAACTTCCCGTGGCCATCTTCAGCCTGGAAATGTCCAAAGAGCAGCTGGTGCAGAGGATGCTTTCTTCGGAGGCTATGGTAGATCAGCACAAACTGCGTTCCGGCTTCTTGCAGGAAGAGGATTGGAAAAGGCTGGCTTCTGCTGCGGGAAGACTCGCTGAGGCCCCAATTTTTATCGATGATACACCCGCAATCAGCGTGTTGGAAATCAGGGGGAAAACCAGGAAGCTGAAAGCTGAAACAGGCTTGGGCTTGGTAATTATAGATTACCTGCAGTTGATGCAGTCCAGTAAAAGGACCGAAAACCGCCAGCAGGAGATCTCCGATATTTCCCGCTCTCTCAAGGCTTTGGCCAGGGAGCTGGATATCCCTGTTCTGGCCTTATCCCAATTGAGCCGGGCTGTGGAGCAGACCCATGATAAAAGACCTGCTTTAAGCCATTTGAGGGAATCGGGTTCTTTAGAGCAGGACAGTGACTGTGTGTTGTTTATACACCGGCCGGAGTATTACGACCCGGAAACGGATAAAAAGGGAATTGCAGAAATTATTGTGGCCAAGCACCGCCATGGACCCACCGGCAGCGTAGAGGTAGGATTTTTGGCGGAATTCACTAAATTTGTGGATTTGGCCCAGCAGGTAGGTTAA
- the lonC gene encoding Lon family ATP-dependent protease, protein MKGLIERGINLDKQLRQHEHNPSEEILNMLEAESDTVSRQVAALYGILCDIYGTDRLVLKASKLEALELLRSEEVAERVLALEKIVYEDPTIDRVPSQQELPAILEELEEELADYMARRVVEDKLERKIAEKMQERHEEYVQEIKMQILKENAGPENAQTLKRLAILEKLDQIRLARTAMEILRPATLSEIVGQERAVQALVSKLASPFPQHIIVYGPPGVGKTTAARLALEEAKKIPGSAFDSEAPFVEVNGATLRWDPRDVTNPLLGSVHDPIYQGAKKDLAETGIPEPKLGLVTDAHGGILFIDEIGEMDPLLLNKLLKVLEDKRVEFESSYYDPHDDNVPSYIKKIFEEGAPADFILVGATTRDPAELSPALRSRCAEVYFEPLTPADIQEIIMKAAPKLGVQLGPGVPEIISEYTIEGRKANNILADAYGLALYQAQTSGTLPENGIAIMPEHVYSVVQASRLIPYVTQKAGSRPEVGRIFGLGVAGFVGSVIEIEAVAFAAREKGKGRMRFNETAGSMAKDSVFNAGSVIRKVTGLDLDDYDLHVNVVGGGNIDGPSAGTAICLVIISALQNRPLRQDIAITGEISIQGRVKPVGGVFEKIYGAKQAGMRKVLIPADNKKDVPVGLKGIEIIPVATIEEAMGEAFSSD, encoded by the coding sequence ATTAAAGGCTTGATAGAAAGGGGTATCAACTTGGATAAACAATTACGACAGCATGAGCATAACCCCTCTGAAGAGATCCTGAATATGTTGGAAGCTGAAAGCGATACAGTTTCCAGGCAGGTAGCTGCATTGTACGGAATCCTTTGTGATATTTACGGGACAGACCGCTTGGTATTAAAGGCCAGCAAGCTGGAAGCCCTGGAACTGCTGCGTTCCGAGGAAGTTGCTGAGCGAGTGCTTGCTCTGGAAAAAATAGTGTACGAGGACCCTACTATTGACCGGGTGCCATCGCAACAGGAATTACCGGCTATACTGGAAGAACTGGAAGAAGAACTGGCTGACTATATGGCCCGCAGGGTTGTGGAAGACAAGCTGGAAAGAAAGATTGCGGAAAAAATGCAGGAGCGGCATGAGGAGTATGTGCAGGAGATCAAAATGCAAATCCTCAAGGAAAATGCCGGTCCCGAGAATGCCCAGACCTTAAAGCGTTTGGCAATCCTGGAAAAACTGGATCAGATTAGGCTTGCCAGGACGGCCATGGAAATACTCAGACCTGCCACTCTCTCTGAGATTGTAGGCCAGGAGCGGGCAGTACAGGCTTTAGTTTCCAAACTGGCTTCACCATTTCCCCAGCACATTATTGTCTATGGCCCGCCCGGCGTTGGTAAGACCACAGCGGCGCGGCTGGCTCTGGAAGAGGCAAAGAAGATTCCAGGATCGGCGTTTGACAGTGAAGCGCCGTTTGTGGAAGTAAATGGCGCTACCTTACGCTGGGATCCCAGGGATGTGACTAATCCACTCCTTGGTTCGGTCCATGATCCCATTTATCAGGGAGCTAAAAAGGATCTTGCCGAAACAGGGATCCCTGAGCCTAAGCTTGGGTTGGTAACTGATGCCCATGGTGGCATTCTTTTCATTGATGAAATCGGGGAGATGGACCCGCTCCTTTTGAATAAACTCCTGAAAGTGTTAGAAGATAAACGGGTGGAATTTGAATCTTCTTATTACGATCCCCACGATGATAATGTGCCCAGTTATATTAAAAAGATTTTTGAAGAAGGGGCGCCGGCAGACTTCATTTTAGTCGGGGCAACTACCAGGGACCCGGCGGAATTAAGCCCGGCCCTGCGTTCCCGCTGTGCTGAAGTGTATTTCGAGCCCCTTACTCCCGCCGACATTCAGGAGATTATTATGAAAGCTGCCCCCAAATTAGGAGTGCAACTGGGCCCGGGAGTACCTGAAATTATTAGCGAATATACAATCGAAGGCAGAAAAGCCAACAATATCCTGGCGGATGCTTACGGTTTGGCCCTTTATCAGGCCCAGACAAGCGGGACTTTGCCGGAAAACGGTATTGCTATTATGCCGGAACATGTCTATAGCGTTGTCCAAGCCTCCCGTTTAATTCCCTATGTAACGCAGAAAGCCGGCTCCCGGCCTGAGGTAGGACGTATCTTTGGCTTGGGGGTTGCCGGTTTTGTAGGTTCGGTAATAGAAATTGAAGCGGTAGCTTTTGCCGCCAGAGAAAAAGGTAAGGGCAGGATGCGTTTTAATGAAACTGCCGGCAGCATGGCCAAGGATTCGGTCTTCAATGCCGGTTCAGTTATTCGCAAAGTTACCGGACTGGACCTGGATGATTATGATCTGCATGTTAACGTAGTTGGCGGGGGCAATATAGACGGTCCTTCTGCGGGAACCGCCATTTGTCTTGTCATCATCAGCGCTCTGCAGAACAGACCTTTGAGACAGGACATAGCCATTACCGGGGAGATTTCCATTCAGGGCAGGGTTAAGCCTGTCGGAGGGGTATTTGAAAAGATTTACGGCGCAAAGCAAGCGGGTATGCGTAAAGTTTTGATCCCCGCGGACAATAAAAAAGATGTGCCTGTAGGGTTAAAGGGGATTGAAATTATTCCGGTGGCGACTATTGAAGAAGCAATGGGGGAAGCTTTCAGTTCAGACTAA
- the rplI gene encoding 50S ribosomal protein L9 — MKVILNKDIKSLGTRGAVVEVSDGYARNYLLPRGLAKEATAGNLKEIEMLKQKQERKKEEELMAAQETARKIEGKVLKITSKVGENGKLFGSITNKEIAEVLQAQYEVTVDKRKIELKENIKALGVYPITVRLHPQVSANLTVQVLGE; from the coding sequence ATGAAAGTTATTTTAAATAAAGATATTAAAAGCTTGGGGACAAGGGGTGCGGTAGTAGAAGTTTCCGACGGCTATGCCAGAAACTATCTTTTACCCAGGGGTCTGGCTAAAGAGGCAACTGCCGGTAACCTTAAGGAAATAGAAATGCTCAAACAAAAGCAGGAGCGTAAAAAAGAAGAGGAGCTAATGGCCGCCCAGGAAACTGCCCGAAAAATAGAGGGAAAAGTATTAAAAATCACCAGCAAAGTAGGGGAAAACGGCAAGCTCTTCGGTTCCATTACCAACAAAGAGATTGCTGAAGTTCTGCAAGCCCAGTATGAGGTAACTGTAGATAAGAGAAAAATTGAGCTTAAAGAAAACATCAAAGCTTTGGGTGTTTATCCTATAACGGTGCGCCTCCATCCCCAGGTCAGCGCTAACCTGACCGTGCAAGTTCTTGGGGAATAA
- a CDS encoding YybS family protein: protein MNENNLEHRRSPINALVEGAVLAAIATILGLVGLFLPPLSLLTNFLWPIPLIVLCLRHDLRTGILAFIVTTLLLMMFATPFRGLSLALEFGIMSLIYGLAFKKNWPVGRTVFYGALAAVTGTVLVIGLSILLVGFSLDQMRQEMMAMLDTAIEMYRQMGILDRMAQQGMTEEKLRAIFSQAAALSISLIPGVMIVSSLATALASFLLSRIILRKMRISLPAIPPFTTWRLPWYFIWGFILGLGSLLLGDYYQIDTLKLVGQNVLAVYFPVFFLIGLAILKFYMQKFNLKPVFRLAIAFVVLMYLPVAAFSLAFLGMFDTLFDYRKLGQN from the coding sequence GTGAATGAAAATAATTTGGAGCATAGACGCAGTCCAATCAACGCCCTGGTGGAGGGCGCAGTTTTAGCTGCTATTGCCACAATACTGGGTCTTGTAGGGCTTTTTCTTCCTCCACTGAGTCTGCTTACCAATTTTCTTTGGCCAATACCTCTGATTGTGCTTTGTCTTCGCCACGATTTGCGGACAGGGATATTGGCTTTTATAGTGACAACCCTGCTCTTGATGATGTTTGCCACTCCTTTCAGGGGACTGTCCCTGGCCTTGGAATTTGGGATTATGTCCTTAATCTACGGGTTGGCTTTTAAAAAGAATTGGCCTGTGGGTCGGACTGTTTTTTACGGTGCCCTGGCAGCTGTAACCGGCACGGTACTGGTCATTGGCCTTTCAATTTTGCTTGTTGGCTTTTCCCTGGATCAGATGCGGCAGGAAATGATGGCTATGCTTGACACCGCTATAGAAATGTACCGCCAGATGGGCATTCTGGACCGGATGGCCCAGCAGGGAATGACCGAAGAAAAGCTCAGGGCAATTTTTAGCCAGGCGGCAGCTTTAAGCATTAGTTTAATTCCGGGCGTTATGATTGTGAGTTCGCTGGCAACGGCTTTGGCCAGCTTCCTGCTGAGCCGTATAATCTTGCGCAAAATGCGAATTTCGCTGCCGGCAATTCCGCCTTTTACTACCTGGAGGTTACCCTGGTATTTTATCTGGGGTTTCATCCTGGGACTTGGTTCCCTTTTGCTTGGGGATTATTATCAAATAGACACCCTCAAACTGGTTGGGCAAAATGTTTTAGCAGTTTATTTCCCAGTCTTCTTCCTGATTGGACTGGCCATTTTAAAATTCTATATGCAGAAATTTAACTTAAAACCTGTATTTAGGTTGGCTATAGCCTTTGTAGTACTGATGTATCTTCCTGTAGCTGCTTTCAGTCTGGCCTTTTTAGGGATGTTTGATACCCTTTTTGATTACCGCAAACTGGGGCAAAATTAG
- a CDS encoding MazG-like family protein: MGIGYRELDITRNLRMIEWLKADLISSTGALFKAMVKGSQEAILDALGGVIISAYILGKRVGINFVRIDLKLVEKLRREIAEGHAAEEWYGDLSALLNHLEVSRR, from the coding sequence TTGGGGATTGGTTACCGGGAATTGGATATAACCAGAAACCTGCGCATGATAGAGTGGCTGAAGGCCGATTTGATCAGTTCTACAGGAGCGCTCTTTAAAGCAATGGTAAAAGGCAGTCAGGAGGCAATTCTGGATGCCTTGGGCGGAGTGATTATTTCGGCATATATCCTGGGAAAACGTGTAGGCATAAACTTTGTAAGAATTGACTTGAAATTGGTGGAAAAACTGCGCCGGGAAATCGCTGAAGGGCATGCTGCGGAAGAATGGTACGGCGATTTATCGGCTTTATTGAACCATTTGGAGGTCTCAAGACGGTGA
- the rpsR gene encoding 30S ribosomal protein S18 translates to MKRDRRRPRKRVCSFCVDKIEYIDYKDVNRLKKYVTERGKILPRRITGNCAGHQRQLTTAIKRARHIALLPFTQTE, encoded by the coding sequence ATGAAACGTGATCGTCGACGTCCCCGGAAACGCGTGTGCAGTTTTTGCGTGGATAAGATCGAATACATTGATTACAAAGATGTGAACAGGTTAAAGAAATATGTGACGGAACGCGGTAAAATTTTGCCAAGACGTATCACCGGCAACTGTGCAGGACACCAAAGACAGTTGACAACGGCTATAAAAAGGGCAAGACACATAGCGTTATTGCCGTTTACACAAACAGAATAG
- a CDS encoding single-stranded DNA-binding protein produces MLNKVILIGRLTRDPELRYTANGVAVATFTLAVDRPFVNQQGQREADFIRIVVWQKLAEICANNLGKGRLVAVEGRLQVRSYDTPEGQKRQVSEVVAENVRFLDWPKEGGKGSAAPFGGEEDPFGSGFDLPADDLPF; encoded by the coding sequence TTGCTGAACAAAGTGATACTTATCGGGCGTTTAACCAGGGATCCTGAATTGAGATACACCGCTAACGGAGTGGCTGTTGCCACATTTACTTTAGCTGTGGACCGGCCTTTTGTCAACCAGCAGGGCCAGCGCGAAGCAGATTTTATTCGCATAGTAGTCTGGCAAAAACTTGCTGAGATTTGTGCCAACAACCTTGGCAAGGGCCGCTTGGTGGCAGTGGAAGGAAGGCTGCAGGTACGGAGTTATGATACTCCGGAAGGGCAAAAAAGACAGGTATCGGAAGTGGTTGCAGAAAACGTCCGCTTTTTGGATTGGCCCAAGGAAGGAGGCAAAGGGTCGGCTGCGCCTTTTGGCGGAGAAGAGGATCCTTTCGGCTCAGGATTTGACCTTCCAGCCGATGACCTGCCATTTTAG
- the rpsF gene encoding 30S ribosomal protein S6, translated as MRSYEALYIIKPSVEAEQIPAVVEKFKQLIVDNGGEVTNVDEWGKRRLAYEVEKHREGYYVLMNFKSPAQTAHELERIFKIADEILRYLVIRLDEKKAS; from the coding sequence ATGCGCAGTTACGAGGCCCTGTATATCATTAAACCCTCCGTTGAAGCAGAGCAGATTCCTGCGGTTGTGGAGAAGTTTAAGCAGTTGATTGTGGACAACGGCGGTGAGGTAACCAATGTTGATGAATGGGGTAAGCGCAGGCTGGCCTATGAGGTAGAAAAACACCGCGAAGGTTATTATGTGCTGATGAATTTCAAGAGCCCAGCTCAAACAGCACACGAACTGGAGCGTATTTTTAAGATCGCTGATGAGATCTTAAGGTACCTCGTAATCAGGCTGGATGAAAAAAAAGCAAGCTAG